One Oscillospiraceae bacterium genomic region harbors:
- a CDS encoding iron transporter, with translation MKKFQIVSLTLAAALLLAGCGASESAAASGSTTEAVSTVETAPAESESESEAPAAEAALPDDIYTADFNTDSSMFHVNEACNGKGTLTVENGEMTMHVSLQSQKIVNLYLGMAADAPDHEDEWLQPTIDTVTYSDGTSDEVYGFDIPVAAVDTDFQLAILGTKGTWYDHVVSVSNAVPAVDGGDAAAAEVPADGTYTCAVTLEGGSGRATVDSPAALTVVDGAMTATIVWSSPNYDYMLIDGEKYLPTNTEGNSTFEIPVAALDTALAVTADTVAMSTPHEIDYTLTFDSTTLAAAE, from the coding sequence ATGAAAAAGTTCCAGATCGTATCCCTGACCCTGGCCGCTGCCCTGCTGCTGGCAGGCTGCGGCGCATCCGAATCCGCCGCTGCCAGCGGGAGTACCACCGAGGCCGTCTCCACCGTTGAGACCGCCCCTGCTGAAAGTGAGAGCGAGAGCGAAGCCCCCGCCGCCGAGGCTGCCCTGCCGGACGACATCTACACCGCAGACTTTAACACCGACAGCAGCATGTTCCACGTCAACGAAGCCTGCAATGGCAAGGGCACCCTGACCGTGGAAAACGGCGAAATGACGATGCACGTCAGCCTGCAGTCCCAGAAGATCGTCAACCTGTATCTGGGTATGGCCGCTGACGCCCCTGACCATGAGGACGAATGGCTGCAGCCCACCATCGATACCGTGACCTACTCCGACGGCACCAGCGACGAAGTTTACGGCTTTGACATCCCTGTCGCGGCTGTGGACACCGACTTCCAGCTGGCTATCCTGGGCACCAAGGGTACCTGGTACGACCATGTTGTCAGCGTGTCCAACGCTGTGCCCGCTGTCGATGGCGGCGATGCCGCTGCGGCGGAAGTCCCTGCCGACGGCACCTACACCTGCGCTGTCACGCTGGAGGGCGGCAGCGGCCGCGCTACTGTGGACAGCCCCGCTGCCCTGACCGTAGTCGACGGTGCCATGACCGCCACCATCGTGTGGAGCAGCCCCAACTATGACTACATGCTCATCGACGGCGAAAAGTACCTGCCCACCAACACTGAGGGCAACTCCACCTTTGAGATCCCCGTGGCCGCGCTGGACACTGCCCTGGCTGTCACCGCCGACACCGTTGCAATGAGCACCCCCCATGAGATCGATTACACCTTGACCTTTGACAGCACCACGCTGGCCGCTGCCGAATGA